The following are encoded together in the Cyanobacterium aponinum PCC 10605 genome:
- a CDS encoding heavy-metal-associated domain-containing protein, whose protein sequence is MANITLNVPSIACEVCAKTITKAIQNVDNIAEINVDVKTKMVNVTTQKAEEIIKQAILDAGHDLA, encoded by the coding sequence ATGGCAAATATCACTTTAAATGTTCCTAGTATAGCTTGTGAAGTTTGTGCAAAAACTATTACTAAAGCTATTCAAAATGTCGATAACATAGCTGAAATTAATGTGGATGTTAAGACGAAAATGGTAAATGTTACCACTCAAAAAGCAGAAGAAATTATTAAACAAGCCATCCTTGATGCGGGGCATGATTTAGCTTAA
- the cysE gene encoding serine O-acetyltransferase, which translates to MFSSIIADFKIIFERDPAARNWLEVLLCYPGLQALLLHRFSHWLYNLGLPLIPRLLSHFGRFFTGVEIHPGATIGKGVFIDHGMGVVIGETAILGDYCLIYQGVTLGGTGKEKGKRHPTLGENVVVGAGAKVLGNILIGNEVRIGAGSVVLKDVPSDCTVVGIPGRIVYRAGAKVDPLDHSNLPDSEAKVIRTLLDHEAALRDRIEKLEKQVTELQQQSLEARYIK; encoded by the coding sequence GTGTTTTCATCAATTATCGCTGACTTTAAAATAATATTTGAAAGAGATCCCGCAGCGCGCAATTGGTTAGAGGTTTTACTCTGCTATCCGGGTTTACAGGCATTATTGTTACATCGTTTCTCCCATTGGTTATATAATCTTGGTTTACCGTTAATTCCTCGTTTGTTATCTCATTTCGGACGCTTTTTTACTGGCGTTGAGATTCATCCCGGAGCAACCATTGGAAAGGGCGTTTTTATAGATCATGGTATGGGAGTTGTCATTGGAGAGACAGCTATATTAGGAGATTATTGTTTAATATATCAGGGTGTAACCCTTGGTGGTACTGGAAAAGAAAAAGGAAAAAGACATCCCACCCTAGGAGAAAATGTTGTTGTTGGGGCAGGGGCAAAAGTTTTGGGTAATATCCTAATTGGCAATGAGGTGAGAATCGGGGCTGGTTCTGTTGTACTTAAAGATGTTCCATCTGATTGTACTGTGGTAGGTATTCCGGGGAGAATTGTTTATCGTGCAGGAGCAAAAGTAGATCCTCTTGATCATAGTAATCTACCAGACTCTGAAGCAAAAGTGATTCGTACTTTACTCGATCACGAAGCGGCTCTGCGCGATCGCATCGAAAAGTTGGAAAAACAAGTTACTGAGTTACAGCAGCAATCTTTAGAAGCAAGATATATTAAATGA
- a CDS encoding ATP-dependent Clp protease proteolytic subunit, with product MNSPIQAVSAPYRGDAYYRTPPPDLPSLLLKERIVYLGLPLVSPDEYKDQLGVDVTELIIAQLLYLQFDDPEKPIYLYINSTGTSWYGGDSIGFETEAFAICDTINYIKPPVHTICLGQAMGTAAMILASGTKGCRASLPHATIILHQARQGAQGQATDIQIRAREVIVNKRVMLDILSAKTGQPKEKIEKDTDRMFYMNPQQAKEYGIIDKILESTKQLPTPVPAI from the coding sequence ATGAATTCACCCATTCAAGCCGTAAGTGCACCTTATCGAGGTGATGCCTACTATCGCACCCCTCCCCCAGATTTACCATCCTTGCTACTAAAAGAGAGAATCGTTTACCTTGGTTTACCTCTTGTTTCTCCTGATGAGTATAAAGATCAATTGGGAGTAGATGTGACAGAATTAATTATCGCTCAATTATTGTACTTACAATTTGACGATCCAGAAAAGCCTATTTACTTGTATATTAATTCTACAGGCACATCATGGTATGGTGGAGATTCGATCGGATTTGAAACAGAAGCCTTCGCTATTTGCGACACCATCAACTATATCAAGCCTCCTGTCCATACTATCTGTTTAGGGCAAGCAATGGGTACAGCCGCTATGATTTTAGCATCTGGAACAAAAGGTTGTCGAGCCAGTTTGCCCCATGCTACCATTATCCTGCACCAAGCCCGTCAAGGCGCCCAAGGACAAGCCACAGATATTCAGATTCGGGCTAGAGAAGTTATCGTCAATAAGAGGGTAATGTTAGATATTTTATCGGCAAAAACAGGACAACCCAAAGAAAAAATTGAGAAAGATACCGATAGAATGTTTTATATGAATCCCCAACAGGCAAAAGAATACGGTATTATTGATAAAATTTTGGAAAGCACCAAACAGCTACCAACCCCTGTACCTGCCATCTAA
- a CDS encoding metal ABC transporter permease: MITNFFSALQLEFMQNAIMAGFLVSIACGIIGTFVVVNRIVFISGGIAHSAYGGIGLGYFFGFNPIIGAIAFSLLSGFGMAIVERNTGERKDTIIGTMWAMGMSIGIIFIDLTKGYKANLMSYLFGSILAVPKQDLWIMLILDLVIITMVCLFYKELLAISFDPMFATTRNLPVNSLYLMLVGAIALTIVMVMQVVGLIMIIALLTIPAAVANQYVQEMKQMMILSSILGVIFILLGLSLSFVFNLTSGATIIMVAGCVYFLSLIIKQWQLKSN, encoded by the coding sequence ATGATCACCAATTTTTTTTCTGCCCTACAATTAGAATTTATGCAAAACGCCATTATGGCTGGTTTTTTGGTAAGTATTGCCTGTGGTATTATCGGTACTTTTGTAGTAGTTAATCGCATTGTATTTATTAGCGGTGGTATAGCCCACTCTGCTTATGGCGGTATCGGTTTGGGTTACTTTTTTGGCTTTAATCCTATTATAGGTGCGATCGCATTTTCTCTATTATCTGGTTTCGGGATGGCCATAGTGGAGAGAAATACTGGAGAAAGAAAAGATACTATTATTGGCACAATGTGGGCGATGGGTATGAGTATTGGCATTATTTTTATTGATTTAACGAAAGGATATAAAGCCAATTTGATGAGTTATTTATTTGGCAGTATTTTGGCTGTGCCGAAACAGGATTTATGGATTATGTTGATACTAGATTTAGTAATTATTACGATGGTATGTCTTTTTTATAAAGAATTATTAGCTATTTCTTTTGACCCTATGTTTGCCACTACTCGTAATCTCCCTGTTAATTCATTATACTTGATGTTAGTAGGTGCGATCGCACTCACTATTGTTATGGTAATGCAAGTTGTTGGCTTAATCATGATTATTGCCCTATTGACTATTCCGGCGGCTGTTGCCAATCAATATGTTCAAGAAATGAAACAAATGATGATTTTAAGTAGTATTTTAGGAGTTATTTTTATTTTATTGGGCTTATCTCTTTCTTTTGTTTTTAATTTAACTTCTGGAGCTACGATTATTATGGTTGCTGGATGTGTCTATTTTCTCAGCTTAATTATTAAGCAATGGCAACTAAAATCTAACTAA
- a CDS encoding Ycf51 family protein, whose amino-acid sequence MDLSLDFSTYTLWSVYGTIAFLLLAILGFIFKWGFRFRFVGATGFMAVLTVGLFALSLGLFERVEIPNALRYNLVYDTGTNQAVIAVEEDITKTELEATLQQAAIDLFSYGRTASNGDDQLTIRARVQIHKENITYPLYLGQIRRSLITREDDNPEITIFQDSLRKRQSLINLS is encoded by the coding sequence ATGGATTTATCTTTGGATTTTAGTACTTATACCTTATGGTCAGTATATGGCACGATCGCATTTTTGTTATTAGCGATTTTAGGATTTATTTTTAAATGGGGTTTTCGCTTCCGTTTTGTAGGGGCGACAGGATTCATGGCAGTTTTAACCGTAGGCTTATTTGCTTTGAGTTTGGGTTTATTTGAGCGTGTGGAAATACCTAATGCTCTCAGATATAATTTAGTCTATGATACTGGTACTAACCAAGCAGTTATTGCCGTTGAGGAGGATATTACAAAAACCGAATTAGAAGCCACTTTACAACAAGCTGCGATCGATTTATTTTCTTATGGTAGAACTGCAAGTAATGGAGATGATCAATTAACTATTAGGGCAAGAGTGCAAATTCACAAGGAAAATATCACTTATCCTCTATATCTAGGACAAATTAGACGCTCTTTAATTACAAGAGAGGACGACAACCCAGAAATCACAATATTTCAAGATAGCTTACGTAAAAGACAATCTCTTATTAACCTGAGTTAG
- a CDS encoding tetratricopeptide repeat protein, with the protein MDSANLLRQQQLDFYSRLEKNKLSLNEQNYDFKELVMVGQNTIEEITLESIQIAEDIIRQYEFNYPRKQILNTIFYRQLLENGFLSHYGYLLSLETSNPENINFCSQGVTQHNFLLKKNNNIKVLLKAYHGNFNDTQLNLTDIEFEENDIFIFCLCPDNLENYQSEFPILFLGFIPKKFIQENMSEGNYLLIHLAVKDLLHIGGLEDYLTSFINAINNLFAEVKVYLKKGEYNKVIDLINKDNKKNLPYEKLNLLKGICYYRLGQNANAISSFLKTVEINQQSYLSYHWLGKIYYDLGNYGRALSNYNAEIKICGLNFFAYFNRALVHYKLNNLVQALDDYNVAIKINQNFFQTFYNRGILYYKLGDKYAAIDNYLQAIKINPDLASAHFNLAILYQELSNYKQAIASYQEAIKINPNHINAYYNLAILEANLGLYKRSIETYEKILAIEPNFLPAIYNHKSLVLLLKKEGHIILSENEKSSHIAHAVADIINVSYEGKVDSSLQQNSPNNPSILENNPFDFLAID; encoded by the coding sequence ATGGATTCTGCCAATTTATTGCGTCAACAACAGCTAGATTTTTATTCTCGCCTCGAAAAAAATAAGTTGTCTCTTAACGAACAAAACTATGATTTTAAAGAGTTAGTCATGGTGGGGCAAAACACCATTGAAGAAATAACCTTAGAGTCGATACAAATAGCAGAAGATATTATTCGTCAATACGAATTTAATTATCCTCGTAAACAAATTTTAAATACTATTTTTTACCGTCAATTACTAGAAAATGGTTTCTTATCCCATTATGGATATTTATTATCTTTAGAAACTTCAAACCCAGAAAATATAAATTTTTGCTCTCAAGGGGTAACTCAGCACAATTTTTTGTTAAAGAAAAATAATAATATCAAGGTTTTACTCAAGGCTTATCATGGAAATTTTAATGATACTCAATTAAATCTAACTGATATAGAATTTGAAGAAAACGATATATTTATTTTTTGTTTATGCCCTGACAATTTAGAGAACTATCAGTCTGAATTTCCAATATTATTTCTGGGATTTATTCCTAAAAAGTTTATTCAAGAAAATATGTCAGAGGGTAATTATTTACTCATTCATTTAGCTGTTAAAGATTTACTACATATTGGTGGATTAGAGGATTATTTAACTTCTTTTATTAATGCTATCAATAATTTATTTGCTGAAGTTAAAGTTTATCTCAAAAAAGGAGAATATAATAAGGTTATAGATTTAATAAATAAGGATAATAAGAAAAATTTACCTTATGAAAAACTAAATTTATTGAAAGGAATATGTTATTATCGCTTAGGACAAAATGCAAATGCGATCAGTAGTTTTCTCAAAACAGTTGAAATCAATCAACAATCCTATTTAAGTTATCATTGGTTAGGAAAAATCTATTATGATTTAGGGAATTATGGTCGTGCCTTAAGTAACTATAATGCAGAAATTAAAATATGTGGTCTTAATTTTTTTGCTTACTTTAATCGAGCATTAGTTCATTATAAATTGAATAATTTAGTACAGGCTTTAGATGATTATAATGTGGCAATAAAAATCAATCAAAATTTTTTTCAAACATTTTATAACCGAGGTATTCTTTACTATAAATTAGGAGATAAATATGCCGCTATTGATAATTATTTACAAGCTATTAAAATTAATCCCGATTTAGCTTCTGCTCATTTTAATTTAGCTATTCTTTATCAGGAATTAAGTAATTACAAACAGGCGATCGCATCTTATCAAGAAGCAATAAAAATTAATCCTAACCATATAAATGCTTACTATAACTTAGCCATTTTAGAGGCGAATTTAGGACTTTATAAACGCTCAATAGAAACCTACGAAAAAATACTAGCCATTGAACCAAATTTTCTTCCTGCTATTTATAATCATAAATCCTTAGTTTTACTTCTCAAAAAAGAAGGACATATTATCCTATCTGAAAATGAAAAATCATCCCATATTGCCCATGCAGTAGCAGATATAATTAATGTTTCTTACGAAGGAAAAGTTGATAGTTCATTACAACAAAATAGTCCTAATAATCCATCAATTCTTGAGAATAATCCCTTTGATTTTTTAGCCATAGATTAG
- a CDS encoding histidine kinase — MSEFFSYTSNLNPDILQLLLFVDNRHGSQKNIEQIKEYLNGLSQDYNFHLQVLEISEYPHLVEHFKLVVTPALVKVNPPPQQTLAGTNLTAKLKKYWYKWQTSLRENRDVFHDSSEQDSLLQTCLPSFELIRLRDEIFHLKQEVDNLKQQVQFKDQMLAMLAHDLRSPLTAASIAVETIELVQNKKEIKPNHSLYQKLFQQAKNQFLIMNKMINDLLAASKDICSQLTVAPVRVNLVNITEEIVNNLQNKLSEKRQYIIKEIPQDLPPVYADPKLIRQVIINLLENAIKYSPENVPITLSIIHKTTQKVQVSVMDLGPGIPTAKKQKIFEGHFRLKRDRNEEGYGIGLSLCRQIINAHYGQIWVDNNGNQGSCFRFTLPVYR, encoded by the coding sequence ATGTCAGAATTTTTCTCTTATACCTCCAATCTAAATCCAGACATTTTACAATTATTATTATTTGTTGATAATCGCCATGGTTCTCAAAAGAATATAGAGCAAATTAAAGAATATTTAAACGGTTTAAGTCAAGATTATAATTTTCATTTACAAGTATTAGAAATTAGTGAATATCCCCATCTAGTAGAACATTTCAAATTAGTTGTGACTCCTGCTTTAGTAAAGGTAAATCCCCCTCCTCAACAAACTTTAGCAGGGACAAATTTAACCGCAAAATTAAAAAAATATTGGTACAAATGGCAAACATCTTTAAGAGAAAATCGGGATGTTTTTCATGACTCTAGTGAGCAAGATTCTCTTTTACAAACTTGTCTTCCTTCCTTTGAATTAATTCGTTTGAGAGATGAAATTTTCCATTTAAAACAAGAAGTAGATAATCTCAAACAACAAGTACAATTTAAAGATCAAATGTTAGCAATGTTAGCTCATGACTTAAGAAGTCCGTTAACGGCGGCTTCCATTGCAGTGGAAACTATCGAATTAGTTCAAAATAAAAAAGAAATAAAGCCTAATCATTCTTTATATCAAAAGTTATTTCAACAGGCAAAAAATCAGTTTTTGATTATGAATAAAATGATTAATGATTTACTTGCCGCTTCTAAAGATATTTGCAGTCAATTGACCGTTGCCCCTGTAAGAGTTAATTTAGTAAATATAACAGAAGAAATTGTCAATAATTTACAAAATAAATTGTCAGAAAAAAGGCAGTATATTATTAAAGAAATTCCCCAAGATTTACCTCCAGTTTATGCAGATCCAAAACTTATCAGACAAGTTATTATTAATCTATTGGAAAATGCGATCAAATATAGTCCAGAAAATGTACCTATCACCCTTTCAATTATTCATAAAACTACCCAAAAAGTACAAGTAAGTGTGATGGATTTAGGACCGGGTATTCCTACGGCAAAAAAACAGAAAATATTTGAGGGACATTTTCGTTTGAAAAGAGATAGAAATGAAGAAGGATATGGTATAGGTTTAAGTTTATGTCGGCAAATAATTAATGCTCACTATGGTCAAATTTGGGTTGATAATAATGGTAATCAAGGGAGTTGTTTTCGTTTTACTTTACCTGTTTATCGATAG
- a CDS encoding type I glyceraldehyde-3-phosphate dehydrogenase translates to MVRVAINGFGRIGRNFLRCWLGRENSGLEVIGINDTSDPHTNAHLLKYDSMLGRLDADIQADENSIIVNGKTIKCVSDRNPLNLPWKDWDIDLIIESTGVFVTEEGASKHIEAGAKKVLITAPGKGGNIGTYVVGVNDKDYEHDKHNIVSNASCTTNCLAPIVKVIHEHFGIIKGTMTTTHSYTGDQRILDASHRDLRRARAAAVNIVPTSTGAAKAVALVIPEMKGKLNGIALRVPTPNVSVVDLVAQVEKKTIAEEVNSVLREAASSSMKGILDYTDLELVSSDFRATDCSSTVDGKLTLVLDGDMVKIVAWYDNEWGYSQRVVDLAEIIASNWK, encoded by the coding sequence GTGGTTAGAGTAGCTATTAATGGTTTTGGACGAATCGGGCGCAACTTTTTGCGTTGCTGGTTAGGACGTGAAAACAGTGGTTTAGAAGTCATCGGTATTAACGACACTTCTGATCCCCATACTAACGCACATCTGCTCAAATATGACTCTATGTTAGGTCGTTTAGATGCAGACATCCAAGCCGATGAAAATTCTATTATTGTCAATGGTAAAACCATCAAGTGCGTATCCGATCGCAACCCCCTTAATCTACCTTGGAAAGATTGGGATATTGATTTAATTATCGAATCTACCGGTGTATTTGTTACAGAAGAAGGTGCATCCAAACATATCGAAGCTGGTGCCAAAAAAGTGTTGATTACCGCCCCCGGTAAAGGTGGAAACATCGGCACTTATGTAGTGGGAGTTAACGATAAAGACTATGAGCATGATAAACATAATATTGTTAGTAACGCTAGTTGTACCACTAACTGTTTAGCACCTATTGTTAAAGTCATTCATGAACACTTTGGTATCATCAAAGGTACAATGACTACAACCCATAGCTACACAGGAGATCAACGTATTTTAGATGCTTCTCACCGTGATTTGCGTCGTGCTAGAGCCGCCGCAGTGAATATTGTTCCCACTTCTACAGGTGCGGCAAAAGCAGTAGCTTTAGTAATCCCTGAAATGAAAGGTAAATTAAATGGTATCGCTTTGCGAGTTCCCACTCCCAACGTTTCCGTTGTGGACTTAGTTGCTCAGGTTGAAAAGAAAACCATTGCGGAAGAAGTTAACAGCGTTTTGAGAGAAGCGGCTAGTAGCTCCATGAAAGGTATTCTTGACTATACTGATTTAGAACTTGTTTCTAGTGACTTCCGTGCTACTGACTGTTCTTCTACTGTTGACGGTAAATTAACTCTTGTTTTAGATGGTGACATGGTTAAAATTGTTGCTTGGTATGACAACGAGTGGGGTTACTCTCAAAGAGTTGTTGATTTAGCTGAAATTATTGCTTCTAACTGGAAATAA
- a CDS encoding DUF1816 domain-containing protein, which produces MREQLITVLDFFGLACWLEITTNHPECIYYFGPFLSQREAQSYSQGYIEDLKGENAVGIITKFKRCKPKTLTIFDENISYSKSAIVI; this is translated from the coding sequence ATGAGAGAGCAACTAATTACCGTTTTAGATTTCTTTGGTTTAGCTTGTTGGTTAGAAATTACTACTAATCATCCCGAATGTATTTATTATTTTGGCCCTTTTTTAAGCCAACGAGAAGCCCAATCTTATAGCCAGGGTTATATTGAAGATTTAAAAGGAGAAAATGCGGTGGGAATAATAACGAAATTTAAGCGTTGTAAACCTAAAACCTTAACTATTTTTGATGAGAATATTTCTTATTCTAAATCTGCTATTGTTATTTAA
- a CDS encoding ATP-dependent Clp protease proteolytic subunit produces MPIGVPRVPYQLPGQPYSDWVNIYDRLYRERIIFLGRGVNDSLANQIIAVMLYLDSEDNSKPIYLYINSPGGSVTAGLAIYDTMQHIKSEVVTICVGLAASMGAFLLSAGTKGKRLALPHSRIMIHQPLGGIQGRRQATDIEIEAKEILRIKHDLNEMMALHTGQPIEKIEKDTDRDYFMSAAEAKEYGLIDKVIEDRV; encoded by the coding sequence ATGCCTATTGGAGTACCTAGAGTTCCCTATCAACTACCCGGTCAACCTTACAGCGACTGGGTAAATATTTACGATCGCCTCTATAGAGAAAGAATTATATTTTTAGGTAGAGGAGTAAACGACTCTTTAGCAAATCAAATTATTGCGGTGATGTTATATCTTGATTCTGAAGATAACAGTAAACCCATCTACTTATACATAAATTCCCCCGGTGGTTCTGTTACCGCAGGTTTGGCAATTTATGACACGATGCAACATATTAAATCAGAAGTAGTAACAATTTGTGTTGGGTTAGCCGCTTCTATGGGGGCTTTCTTGCTTTCTGCTGGAACAAAAGGAAAGCGTTTAGCTTTACCCCACTCCCGAATCATGATTCACCAACCTTTAGGGGGTATTCAGGGAAGAAGACAAGCCACTGACATTGAAATTGAAGCAAAAGAAATTTTGCGCATCAAACACGATTTAAACGAGATGATGGCTTTACACACAGGTCAACCTATTGAGAAAATAGAAAAAGACACCGATAGGGATTACTTTATGTCTGCGGCGGAAGCTAAAGAGTATGGCTTAATCGATAAAGTTATTGAGGATAGAGTGTAA
- a CDS encoding aspartate aminotransferase family protein: MTTATLETTKTGFSQDTFNQYVMNTYGRFPVAIEKGEGCKLWDTEDKEYLDFVAGIATCTLGHAHPALVEAVTKQIKKLHHISNLYYIPEQGELAKWIVDHSCADKVFFCNSGAEANEAAIKLVRKYAHTVLEFLEQPVILTAKSSFHGRTLATITATGQPKYQKNFEPLVPGFEYVPYNDITAIEEAITDIDEGDRRVAAIMIEPLQGEGGVRPGELEYFLRLRKICDDTGILLVFDEVQTGVGRTGKMWGYENLGIEPDIITSAKGLAGGIPIGAMMCKASCDVFEPGNHASTFGGNPFACASALAVLQTIEKDNLLQNVQARGEQLRTRLRAISQKYSDIFIDVRGWGLINGMEINNNAELTSIEVVKKAMENGLLLAPAGPKVIRFVPPLIVSAEEIDQGSDILEKTVSQLI, encoded by the coding sequence GTGACTACAGCAACATTAGAAACAACTAAAACAGGTTTTAGTCAAGATACTTTTAATCAATATGTAATGAACACTTATGGGCGTTTTCCCGTTGCCATTGAGAAAGGAGAAGGTTGTAAATTATGGGATACCGAAGATAAAGAATATCTTGATTTTGTAGCGGGTATTGCTACTTGTACGTTAGGACACGCACATCCAGCTTTAGTTGAAGCAGTAACAAAACAAATCAAAAAGTTACACCACATTTCCAATTTATACTATATCCCTGAACAGGGAGAACTAGCTAAATGGATTGTTGATCATTCCTGTGCAGATAAAGTCTTTTTCTGTAATTCTGGGGCTGAAGCTAACGAAGCGGCAATTAAATTAGTAAGAAAATATGCTCACACGGTTTTAGAATTTTTGGAACAACCCGTGATTCTTACTGCTAAATCTAGCTTTCATGGACGAACTCTTGCAACTATTACCGCTACAGGTCAACCTAAGTATCAAAAGAATTTTGAGCCTTTAGTGCCGGGGTTTGAATATGTTCCTTATAATGATATTACAGCAATAGAAGAGGCTATCACTGATATTGATGAAGGCGATCGCCGTGTAGCCGCTATTATGATTGAACCATTACAAGGAGAAGGGGGAGTGCGTCCCGGAGAGTTAGAATATTTTTTAAGATTGAGAAAAATTTGTGATGATACAGGTATTTTATTAGTTTTTGATGAGGTGCAAACTGGTGTGGGTAGAACAGGTAAAATGTGGGGTTATGAAAATCTCGGTATTGAGCCAGATATTATAACCAGTGCCAAAGGTTTAGCTGGAGGCATTCCCATCGGTGCGATGATGTGTAAGGCTTCCTGTGATGTTTTTGAGCCGGGAAATCATGCTAGTACATTTGGGGGTAATCCTTTTGCTTGTGCTTCTGCGTTAGCGGTTTTGCAAACCATTGAAAAAGATAATTTATTGCAAAATGTACAGGCAAGAGGGGAACAACTACGCACTCGTTTAAGAGCGATCTCACAAAAATATTCTGATATATTTATAGATGTGAGAGGGTGGGGATTAATTAACGGAATGGAAATCAATAATAATGCCGAATTAACTTCCATTGAAGTAGTTAAAAAAGCGATGGAAAACGGCTTATTATTAGCCCCTGCAGGACCTAAAGTTATTCGTTTTGTGCCTCCTTTGATTGTTTCTGCTGAAGAAATTGACCAAGGGAGTGATATTTTAGAAAAAACTGTGTCTCAATTAATCTAA
- a CDS encoding pentapeptide repeat-containing protein encodes MKKYIAGAIALISTLVVSGYSKAENPAHVQRLLETNLCMGCDLVGANLEGAHLIGADLRNADLRNANLNSANLEGADLDGANLQGADLSNTFLTNATLNNSNLNNVDLSYATIFDAQVQGATMNNMNIENASISETGIAVGGEYP; translated from the coding sequence ATGAAAAAATATATCGCAGGTGCGATCGCACTTATAAGTACATTAGTTGTATCCGGATATAGTAAAGCCGAAAATCCAGCCCATGTTCAACGGTTATTAGAAACTAATCTTTGCATGGGATGTGACTTGGTGGGAGCAAACTTAGAAGGAGCTCATCTCATTGGTGCAGACTTGAGAAATGCAGACTTGCGTAATGCCAATTTGAATTCAGCCAACCTAGAAGGTGCAGATTTAGATGGAGCAAATTTACAAGGTGCAGATTTAAGTAATACTTTTTTGACTAATGCCACTCTTAACAATTCTAATTTGAATAATGTTGATTTAAGCTACGCAACTATTTTCGACGCTCAAGTACAAGGAGCAACCATGAATAATATGAACATTGAAAATGCTAGTATTAGCGAAACAGGTATTGCCGTAGGTGGCGAATACCCATAG